DNA sequence from the Colletotrichum destructivum chromosome 9, complete sequence genome:
ATTGGAAGCGTGAGTCTCGCAAACGCCCCAAGACACTGTGCGATCCCGCAGCTATCTTGGTCCTTGTCATTGACCAAAGCCGTCCCGCAGCCCCGCGTCCCCCGCCATTTCCTCAGATGTCAATCACGCTTCGGACCTGATCAAGAGGAAGCTCATACAAAGCAACCCGACACAAGCGCTGCGCTTCTCGAATCTATACACCCGGCTTCTCTCTCTACCCGTTTTGGGACAGAAATGGGCCATCCTGTACCTCCTTTACCAGCTCGCCGATTCCCCGGATCCAAATGAGCCACTGCCCCTGCCCCCGCCGAACCCCCCTTCGCAAGCACAACGCGACCCGTTCCGGAAACATGAAAGAGACCGTTCTTCTAAGAACTCGACGCCAATTTCAAGACAAGAAGAGGAACAGTTCAACGATGCCTTTGCACCCGAGGGTTTGAAGAAATTCCCGCCGAAACAGCCCAAGAACCGGTCAGCCGACGAAAGGGAAAATGAGCAGGAGAAGGGAAACGAGACAGACGAGGTTGAGGCGAACAAACGAAAAGTCGGTTTAAAATCCACGCTGCTCGCCGACAACTACAACGAGATCGAGCCTTCCGAGACCATTCTGTTGCGGGACCTCCCCTTTACTTTACAAGGGCTGTCATCCACGACCTTACCTTTCTCAAAACCAGACACTATTACGTTGCCCCCGACATTACCATCTCCAATTATCTCGCTCTTGCACACTGTGTCTGAGCCGTCTTTATTGTATCGGCGTCTTGACATCTTCGTCAAGTCCCCAGCACAAGGTTTGCTGAGGCAAAGCATCCGAGCCGCAATAGGTGGAGAGTTACGGTCCTACCTTAGCTTAGTCGCGACTCTTGAAGGCCAGATCCGAAGAGCATTGTCCTCGCTGGACGATTCTGCGCCAAGAGGCGGGATTGGGAAGGCAGGCGTGACCTTGAAAAGATGCGTCGTGTGGACACGGGAGGCTACGATGGGTCTGAGGCTCATGAGTCTCATCGCCGAAGAGTCGGAGAGCAAACGAGGCGGCCAGCTCATCTCTCTCATCCATGGGTTCTCATCATCACACGGCGACCCCATGGTAGCGGCGTTCGCTGAACGGTTGCTTGTCCACGTAACACGCCCGTTTTACGACATTCTGCGCCGGTGGATATACGAtggcgagcttctcgacccTTTCTGCGAATTTTTTGTCAAGGAACAGAAGCAGACAGACGAGCCCAAAACGGGAGGCAGCAGCGTTTGGGAAGACAAGTATGAGATTGACAAGGACATGGTCCCCAGCATCATAACCCAAGACTTCGCGCAAAAGgtcttcctcatcggcaAGTCTCTCAACTTCATCAGACACAGCTGTGGCGACTCCCAATGGGTCGAGGACTACTCCAAGGCGGCCTCGAAGGAGTTACGCTACGGCGACACCGCTACCCTTGAGGCTTGGATCGACGAGGCCTacaagacgacgatgaagcgTCTTATTGACCTGATGGCGAACAAGTTCCACCTCTTTGAGCACCTCCAAGCCTTGAAGAACTACATTCTTCTCGGACAAGGTGACTTTATCGCTCTTCTCATGGAATCTCTTGCTGCGAATCTCGATCGTCCTGCCGGTGCACAATACCGACACACACTTACAGCACAGCTCGAACATGCTATCCGCGGCTCCAACGCCCAGTACGACTCTCCCGAggtcctccgccgcctcgatgCACGTATGCTTCAGCTATCACATGGCGACATTGGATGGGACTGTTTTACGCTCGAATATAAGGTCGACGCGCCAGTGGATGTCGTGGTCACGGATTGGGGCAATCGCCAATATCTCAAGGTTTTCAACTTCTTGTGGCGCATCAAGCGCGTCGAATTTGCCCTGGCCTCGACGTGGCGCAAGTGTATGACGGGTTCGCGTGGAGTGCTTCAGAACTCGGATCCAGTCGTCGTGCAGACCTGGAAGTCAACCCGTGGCATCCTCGCAGAAATGATCCACTTCATCGGCCAGCTCCAATACTATATCCTGTTCGAGGTCATCGAGTCGTCTTGGAACGAACTTCAGAAGCGCGTACATCGCGAAGGCTGCACGCTAGATGACCTCATCAAGGCCCATACCCGCTACCTCAACGACATCACCCACAAAGGGCTCCTCGGGGCGCGGCGCAGCATCCGACATGCTGACATGGCGACTGGCGAAGACGACCGCACCTCTTACCTCTCTCAGCTTGGCGACCTTCTACGCGCCATGCTCAGTTACCGTGactccgtcgacggcctctaCAGCTGGAGCGTCTCCGACTTCACACGCCGACAAGAGGCCGACGTCATGCGCATGTCAACCCGCGGCGTCCGGCATCAGAAGAAGCCGTCGGAgccgggcggcgacggcgaggacgacaaccCCGCCGTCGCTTCGGAGTTCCCCGTTCTCCAGGACCGCCTGcgccagctcggcgccaCGTTCCGCTCCCGTCTCCAGATCctgctcggcgacctcgCATATCAGCCTGACGTGGACATGCGtttcctcggcgtcgccatgAACTTTAACGACGTCTACCAGccctcgaggagacggagcaagacgacctcgaccgcctcTGCCAACACTTCCAGGGCCTAAGGTGGAATGGAATCTGTTATCGATgtggggaggggatggaCGTAGGATTGCCACGGGTCGTGGGCAATGGCTTTCCCTTTTAAAGTGTGAAGCACAAGCCCATTTGGTTGGAGCCTTTGCGCAGATGAACCTGAGAGCCCCTATGAATGACGAACTACCTATCCATCATTGCGATGTCTGACATTACGTTTTGTTTGTCGTGTGACAGGAGTTCGCGTGCATAGACTTGTCCCTGTGCCTCGCGAGGAATACATGGCGTACCAAGTCTATGAGTCACAGTTTGTGGGAAGAACACTCAAGTCATGCTAGAAGAGGCTTTAGGGTCGATTTGAATGGAAAGTTCATAACTATCATGGCATTTCGTCATGGAATCATgagccaaaaaaaaaaattgcAACCTCCCTGTGACAAAGGGAACAGGCGCAGTCTGGCCAGGAGATGATCTATCTGATCTTTGGGTAAGTCCGCGTGATACGGCTACCATGCAGTGTTCCTTacaagggaggggggaaaccCCGCCCCCATCCAGGACGGTGGGTGGGCTCCAAGGCTCAcgacaaaaacaaaaccccttttcctttcctcctctctcctaATCGCCCGACGATACTGACACAATTACCCATATATACATAGCGCGAGGCGTCCGAAATGCAGCATGTGGCCTCCGATTATCGTCAGAGACGCCCCTTGCGGTCGTTGCTGCACAATGCCGTAATTCAGAGACGAAACCGAAACGAGACTCGTGAGCTTCTTTGAAGTATTTTCTCCCTGATTTCCGTTTTTAGTTctcgtgctcgacgccgagtgTGCTGCCTAGCCTCTGGCCTCACTGTCGCGTCTCGAAAAGAATACAAATGTAGTCTATACATGAAAGTCTGGTTCGGCTGGAGCTGTGACAAAAGAAAATGGCCTAGTCGTTGAGCCATGCTCCGGAGCCACCGGACTTCCAATTGATTTCTTCGAACAAATAACTTTGGCGATGCTTTGCTAAGCAATGCCGATTGATTGGTGTGTGTATGCCGAGTTTGTTTTGTCGAAAGTCGTTTGCCGAGCCGAACGATCGAACGTTTTCACACATCGTGAGGCGGTCAATCAGGAACGACAAAAACAACATCCGCAACAGGCCTTGCTGAACACATCTCATCGCAAGACTGAACCGTAGCATCGTCATATCGTAAGTcgaacgccgccgcagtaAAGAGATCCTTAATCCAGCAAAAGACCACGAGACGCGGGCTCGTGTCCCAACGCCATGTTCCAGAATTCCAACTCCATTTCGCCGTATCCACTTCATGAGCGATCCAGCCAGAGTCGTTCAATCCAGATAAAACGCCTCAGAGAGCTCTACGCACACTGTGCATATCCTGAGCGGTGAGCGGATTCCAAGCCGACTGGTGCGGCATCTAAGGTAAGTGCATATGAAACGTACTCAAACGTCCATCATTTCGGTGTCTTCGTCCACCAAGGTAGGGAGTGCGGTCGACTCGCTAGGTCCCCAGACACCTTCGAAGACAGTCGCAGCCGATCTGCGACGTTGAGCAACCCAAGTCATCGAGGGCGTAGACAGCAATTGCTGAATGGTGGGTCGCTCGCTCGGCTCGGGGCTAATCATCCATCGGACGATTTGATCAAGAGAACTAGGGTGGAAGGGATCGCTCATGAAGTCCGGAGGGGATCTGAGCTCGGTGCGCTTGCGCGTGATGAAAGGgctctcgtcgtccatgacCACGCTCACCCGAGTAGGGGCAGCTCCCGAATGCAGGCTGATGTCCGGAGCGCTAGTTTGGCCGAGCAATGGGTCATCTAAGGACTGCATGGTAGGGACCCCCGCCGCGTCCCGATGAGCGCTGGTCGCAGTAGTGGCGCTGAAGGTCAAGCTGGGGACTTCGGAGAGGTCACCGGAACGGAGAGCAACCCAGGTAGGCCCGTTATCGGGGAGGACAACGTTGGCGGCCATCTCGATCATGATCAAACCGAGCGAGAAAATGTCTGCGGGCTTGTTGAAGTCGCCGCGTAGGATTTCAGGGCCGATGTATTCTCTGTCACCTTCCGCGTCGACGCCTTTGGCAGCAGGCCACTCCGTTGCTAGGCCGAAATCGCCAATCTTGAGGATGCCTTCAAAGGTAATAAGGATGTTCGCCGGCTTTAAGTCGAGATGAATGAACCCAGCTTCGTGAATACTTTGCAGACCCTGTGCCAGAGCGTTAGTTCTGATTGTCCGACTCTGTGGAAACGCCGTGTCAACATACCAACCCAACGTCGTGGATGACCTTCCAGATGCGGAAGTCATCTAGTCTGCCTTTACGACCGACATTGCTGAGAAATTTGTCCAGGGTACCTTCGTCGCAGTATTCCGTCTGGATGTAAAGGTACTGGTTGTACTCCCAGCTGTCGACGTAGTGAACAACGTGGTCTGCGTGTGTAAGGGCCTGAAGCGCATGGACTTCTCTGAGCTTAGACAAGCGGTCCTTGGGTCCCGTGAATTGGCGACGGGCCTTCTTCACGGCGTAAATGCGGTCTGGCTCGGGGCTTTCGCGAGGATTCTTGGTAGGGGTTCCACTAAAAACGGAAAGAAACGAGGCGCGAGAGTACCCAGCCTTGACCACGCGGTATACGGAAGAAAACTCTCCCTTGCCAACCATCTCGACCTTGTCAAAACGAGAGTAAAGTGAGTCGTCAGCGTCCGAGTTGGCACGACCAGCATTGACAGGAGTCATGAGCTGAGTGGTGGTGCTTTGCAAAGAGTCACGCCCAGAAGGCGTGACCGGGGTAGCAGCACTCTTCGACTCGGCAGGATTCGAGATCGATAGGCAGCTGGCATCGGGAAGAACGACGTGAGTCGAAGGAGTTCGCGGGGAGCGTTGTTCCACTGGACTTGCTATATTTTGAGTGGTAGTCTTAGCCAACATGTTCATTTGATAATCGAGAGCCGCACTGCTTAGTCGAGTTCGCAAGGGTGAAGGAGCCCTGAAACCCCTTCCCAACCTCGAACGACCAAAAGACGGCAGAGAAAAACGCTGGGTTGGAGACAGTCCGTCGGTGGGAGAGATGGCAGTACCAAGCCGAGAGCTCGGCTGGCCACTGACAGCCCTGTCGTCGGACTGTTCCTGGGATGTACACTTACCAGTAGATTCTCGGGAGATCATTGGCCGTACAGCAGACATGGGAGGTGGAAGTGTCCTCTTGGCGCTGGGGCTCTCGATGCTCTGTTCGCTCAGGTTGCTGAAGCTGGGGGTGAGACCCTGCTTGGTAGGAGTCGGAGGGGCATCATTTTCAACCCCAAGACCGACATTGAAGTTTGTGTCAAGGGAGAATTTCTTATCTTCATCCAGGCTCAGGACACTGCCTCGGCGTGCATGACGTGATCCGAGCCGCTGGAAGATGCCCAGGCCCTTTCCGGGATTGCCGAATGTGCTCCGAGATGGGGCCCCTGGAGCATTGAAAGGAGTGGAAGGCATGCCACCAAAAGAGTACCGATTGCTCTTCTTGATTGCACTGCCAGGTGGTGGCGGGAAAGTCGCGAAGCCGTTGGTGGGCTTCTTGCAAGGGGTGTCGGGCATCGTCAGCTTGTTGTCCTCCTCGGGATTACGGTTCACCTTGGAAACGAGGCCAGTCGACATGAAGGCTCCCGCCCAAGGCTTGGCAGACTTGAAAGGGGTGACGttctcgccctcttcctgcATGAAGGATGGCCGGGAGGAACCGTAAGGCATCGACTTGGCAAAGTTAAGGGGAGCTCGTGGTCTCTCAAAAACGTAGGGAGGAGGCATGCTGTTgttctgctcttcgaggcTATTGCCGGACGTCGAAGTTACCAGCGTCTTGGACAGAGGGTGAGGCTGATGGGAATGTCGCTCAACCGGGTGAGCAGAAGGGTTGGGCAGCGGCCCGTTCGAGGTGAAGGGGCTGTCCCGAGGAATTTGAGGAGGGAGGAACTGATCCATCGAGAGACGCGGCCGGTTCTTAACGTTGGGAGTAGAGAACTCTCCGCCCATTTGAGCCAAGTGGTTCGCACCAGACTTTCGTCCCCAAGAGCTCCGATCGTGCTGTCTCTGCTGGAGCGTCGACCGGCGAAGCGAACCGGTTCTTCTCGGGATTTGAGGAGGCGGGGTTggcgaggggaggggttccCGAGCAGCAGGACTTGAACCGAAAAGCTCGTACTCACGCTCTCGGCTAGCTTCGTCGTGAATATCAAACCCGGTCTTAGCTGGAGTGCTGCTAGTGTTGTCGAAGATGTTGAAATCAGATGTGTTTTGGCCAAAACTCGAGATACCATGTAAACTTCGTCGCTTCGCGACCGGACTGCCCAGAGAGGCCTGGTCCAGGTTCATGATGGCGTCGCTGCGCTTGAGGGCGCCCGATCCTGGGGCCCCCTGCGGGTCACCCTGAGCCTCTAGGTGCTTGAAAATATTCGTCTGCTGGGCGTGGCCGGATACGTCGAGGTGTAGGCTATGGCGAGATGCTTTCTGAGTTGATGATCGCGAGTGCGGGCTCTGTTGTGCAGAAGACTGGTTATTTTCCTGGCCCGAGGCCACCGAGTttgaagatgaggaaggAGTGGAATTTACCCCCGATTCTGTTGTAGCGTTGAGTGCGCGTTTGAGGGGGGATTTGGGCGATGTCCGAAGTCGGGTAGCCGGCCTCGAAGGACTGCCCGTCACCTTGGATGACTTTGCAGAGCGTAGAGAAAGCCGAACGCTCGGGCGAAAAGGTGTTGCAAGGCTCGGAGGGGAGCTGAAGGGAGTCGTCGAGGTCATCGAGGGAGGGAGCCCTGCTGGAGTCTGGCTTTGGAATAACTCCCCGTAAGCGGTagtgttgttgttattgtt
Encoded proteins:
- a CDS encoding Putative gamma-tubulin complex component protein, with protein sequence MFGNAIMSANREHRIAGAVDSLIAHLIPNDPHEDDVAAQERHDNCFELVKSILEAPASPAISSDVNHASDLIKRKLIQSNPTQALRFSNLYTRLLSLPVLGQKWAILYLLYQLADSPDPNEPLPLPPPNPPSQAQRDPFRKHERDRSSKNSTPISRQEEEQFNDAFAPEGLKKFPPKQPKNRSADERENEQEKGNETDEVEANKRKVGLKSTLLADNYNEIEPSETILLRDLPFTLQGLSSTTLPFSKPDTITLPPTLPSPIISLLHTVSEPSLLYRRLDIFVKSPAQGLLRQSIRAAIGGELRSYLSLVATLEGQIRRALSSLDDSAPRGGIGKAGVTLKRCVVWTREATMGLRLMSLIAEESESKRGGQLISLIHGFSSSHGDPMVAAFAERLLVHVTRPFYDILRRWIYDGELLDPFCEFFVKEQKQTDEPKTGGSSVWEDKYEIDKDMVPSIITQDFAQKVFLIGKSLNFIRHSCGDSQWVEDYSKAASKELRYGDTATLEAWIDEAYKTTMKRLIDLMANKFHLFEHLQALKNYILLGQGDFIALLMESLAANLDRPAGAQYRHTLTAQLEHAIRGSNAQYDSPEVLRRLDARMLQLSHGDIGWDCFTLEYKVDAPVDVVVTDWGNRQYLKVFNFLWRIKRVEFALASTWRKCMTGSRGVLQNSDPVVVQTWKSTRGILAEMIHFIGQLQYYILFEVIESSWNELQKRVHREGCTLDDLIKAHTRYLNDITHKGLLGARRSIRHADMATGEDDRTSYLSQLGDLLRAMLSYRDSVDGLYSWSVSDFTRRQEADVMRMSTRGVRHQKKPSEPGGDGEDDNPAVASEFPVLQDRLRQLGATFRSRLQILLGDLAYQPDVDMRFLGVAMNFNDVYQPSRRRSKTTSTASANTSRA
- a CDS encoding Putative serine/threonine-protein kinase, active codes for the protein MSFSNSSGGTLTVPSPTHAHHVDVLASSVRSLRRSLSRSPSKFSLARTDSPSSESSHSGSHTPVHQQSPCRRYTPTPTPPSSSHNNNNNTTAYGELFQSQTPAGLPPSMTSTTPFSSPPSLATPFRPSVRLSLRSAKSSKVTGSPSRPATRLRTSPKSPLKRALNATTESGVNSTPSSSSNSVASGQENNQSSAQQSPHSRSSTQKASRHSLHLDVSGHAQQTNIFKHLEAQGDPQGAPGSGALKRSDAIMNLDQASLGSPVAKRRSLHGISSFGQNTSDFNIFDNTSSTPAKTGFDIHDEASREREYELFGSSPAAREPLPSPTPPPQIPRRTGSLRRSTLQQRQHDRSSWGRKSGANHLAQMGGEFSTPNVKNRPRLSMDQFLPPQIPRDSPFTSNGPLPNPSAHPVERHSHQPHPLSKTLVTSTSGNSLEEQNNSMPPPYVFERPRAPLNFAKSMPYGSSRPSFMQEEGENVTPFKSAKPWAGAFMSTGLVSKVNRNPEEDNKLTMPDTPCKKPTNGFATFPPPPGSAIKKSNRYSFGGMPSTPFNAPGAPSRSTFGNPGKGLGIFQRLGSRHARRGSVLSLDEDKKFSLDTNFNVGLGVENDAPPTPTKQGLTPSFSNLSEQSIESPSAKRTLPPPMSAVRPMISRESTASPVEQRSPRTPSTHVVLPDASCLSISNPAESKSAATPVTPSGRDSLQSTTTQLMTPVNAGRANSDADDSLYSRFDKVEMVGKGEFSSVYRVVKAGYSRASFLSVFSGTPTKNPRESPEPDRIYAVKKARRQFTGPKDRLSKLREVHALQALTHADHVVHYVDSWEYNQYLYIQTEYCDEGTLDKFLSNVGRKGRLDDFRIWKVIHDVGLGLQSIHEAGFIHLDLKPANILITFEGILKIGDFGLATEWPAAKGVDAEGDREYIGPEILRGDFNKPADIFSLGLIMIEMAANVVLPDNGPTWVALRSGDLSEVPSLTFSATTATSAHRDAAGVPTMQSLDDPLLGQTSAPDISLHSGAAPTRVSVVMDDESPFITRKRTELRSPPDFMSDPFHPSSLDQIVRWMISPEPSERPTIQQLLSTPSMTWVAQRRRSAATVFEGVWGPSESTALPTLVDEDTEMMDV